The following coding sequences lie in one Mus musculus strain C57BL/6J chromosome 11, GRCm38.p6 C57BL/6J genomic window:
- the Nt5c3b gene encoding 7-methylguanosine phosphate-specific 5'-nucleotidase isoform X5: MAEEVISDFDMTLSRFAYNGQRCPSSHNILDNSKIISEDCRKELTELFHHYYPIEIDPHRTIKEKLPHMVQWWSKAHSLLCQQRIQKVQIAQVVGESTAMLREGYKTFFDTLYQNNIPLFIFSAGIGDILEEIIRQMKVFHPNIHIVSNYMDFSEDGFLKGFKGQLIHTYNKNSSVCENSSYFQQLQNKTNIILLGDSIGDLTMADGVPGVQNILKIGFLNDKVEERRERYMDSYDIVLEKDETLDVVNGLLRHILYQGDCVELQGS, from the exons ATGGCGGAGGAG GTGATTTCCGATTTTGACATGACCCTGAGCAGATTTGCTTACAATGGACAGCGATGCCCTTCTTCCCACA atatTCTGGATAACAGCAAAATTATCAGTGAGGATTGTCGCAAAGAG CTCACCGAGCTCTTTCACCACTATTATCCCATTGAGATCGACCCACACCGGACCATCAAAGAGAAGCTGCCTCACATGGTGCAGTG GTGGAGCAAAGCCCACAGTCTCCTGTGCCAGCAGAGGATCCAGAAAGTCCAGATCGCTCAGGTGGTTGGAGAGTCCACTGCGATGCTCAG GGAGGGCTATAAGACGTTCTTCGACACACTCTACCAGAACAACATCCCCCTTTTCATCTTCTCAGCGGGCATTGGTGACATCCTGGAAGAAATTATCCGACAGATGAAAGTGTTCCACCCCAACATCCACATTGTGTCCAACTACATGGACTTCAGTGAGGAT GGATTCCTGAAAGGATTCAAGGGGCAGCTCATTCACACCTACAACAAGAACAGCTCCGTGTGTGAGAACTCCAGCTACTTCCAGCAACTTCAGAACAAGACCAACATCATCCTGCTGGGAGACTCCATCGGGGACCTCACCATGGCTGATGGGGTCCCCGGGGTGCAGAACATTCTCAAGATCGGCTTCCTGAATGACAAG GTGGAGGAGCGGCGGGAGCGTTACATGGACTCCTACGACATTGTGTTGGAGAAGGACGAGACGCTGGACGTGGTTAATGGGTTGCTGCGGCACATCCTTTACCAGGGGGACTGCGTGGAGCTCCAGGGCTCTTAA
- the Nt5c3b gene encoding 7-methylguanosine phosphate-specific 5'-nucleotidase isoform X7, producing MVQWWSKAHSLLCQQRIQKVQIAQVVGESTAMLREGYKTFFDTLYQNNIPLFIFSAGIGDILEEIIRQMKVFHPNIHIVSNYMDFSEDGFLKGFKGQLIHTYNKNSSVCENSSYFQQLQNKTNIILLGDSIGDLTMADGVPGVQNILKIGFLNDKVEERRERYMDSYDIVLEKDETLDVVNGLLRHILYQGDCVELQGS from the exons ATGGTGCAGTG GTGGAGCAAAGCCCACAGTCTCCTGTGCCAGCAGAGGATCCAGAAAGTCCAGATCGCTCAGGTGGTTGGAGAGTCCACTGCGATGCTCAG GGAGGGCTATAAGACGTTCTTCGACACACTCTACCAGAACAACATCCCCCTTTTCATCTTCTCAGCGGGCATTGGTGACATCCTGGAAGAAATTATCCGACAGATGAAAGTGTTCCACCCCAACATCCACATTGTGTCCAACTACATGGACTTCAGTGAGGAT GGATTCCTGAAAGGATTCAAGGGGCAGCTCATTCACACCTACAACAAGAACAGCTCCGTGTGTGAGAACTCCAGCTACTTCCAGCAACTTCAGAACAAGACCAACATCATCCTGCTGGGAGACTCCATCGGGGACCTCACCATGGCTGATGGGGTCCCCGGGGTGCAGAACATTCTCAAGATCGGCTTCCTGAATGACAAG GTGGAGGAGCGGCGGGAGCGTTACATGGACTCCTACGACATTGTGTTGGAGAAGGACGAGACGCTGGACGTGGTTAATGGGTTGCTGCGGCACATCCTTTACCAGGGGGACTGCGTGGAGCTCCAGGGCTCTTAA
- the Nt5c3b gene encoding 7-methylguanosine phosphate-specific 5'-nucleotidase isoform X6, with amino-acid sequence MDSDALLPTLTELFHHYYPIEIDPHRTIKEKLPHMVQWWSKAHSLLCQQRIQKVQIAQVVGESTAMLREGYKTFFDTLYQNNIPLFIFSAGIGDILEEIIRQMKVFHPNIHIVSNYMDFSEDGFLKGFKGQLIHTYNKNSSVCENSSYFQQLQNKTNIILLGDSIGDLTMADGVPGVQNILKIGFLNDKVEERRERYMDSYDIVLEKDETLDVVNGLLRHILYQGDCVELQGS; translated from the exons ATGGACAGCGATGCCCTTCTTCCCACA CTCACCGAGCTCTTTCACCACTATTATCCCATTGAGATCGACCCACACCGGACCATCAAAGAGAAGCTGCCTCACATGGTGCAGTG GTGGAGCAAAGCCCACAGTCTCCTGTGCCAGCAGAGGATCCAGAAAGTCCAGATCGCTCAGGTGGTTGGAGAGTCCACTGCGATGCTCAG GGAGGGCTATAAGACGTTCTTCGACACACTCTACCAGAACAACATCCCCCTTTTCATCTTCTCAGCGGGCATTGGTGACATCCTGGAAGAAATTATCCGACAGATGAAAGTGTTCCACCCCAACATCCACATTGTGTCCAACTACATGGACTTCAGTGAGGAT GGATTCCTGAAAGGATTCAAGGGGCAGCTCATTCACACCTACAACAAGAACAGCTCCGTGTGTGAGAACTCCAGCTACTTCCAGCAACTTCAGAACAAGACCAACATCATCCTGCTGGGAGACTCCATCGGGGACCTCACCATGGCTGATGGGGTCCCCGGGGTGCAGAACATTCTCAAGATCGGCTTCCTGAATGACAAG GTGGAGGAGCGGCGGGAGCGTTACATGGACTCCTACGACATTGTGTTGGAGAAGGACGAGACGCTGGACGTGGTTAATGGGTTGCTGCGGCACATCCTTTACCAGGGGGACTGCGTGGAGCTCCAGGGCTCTTAA
- the Nt5c3b gene encoding 7-methylguanosine phosphate-specific 5'-nucleotidase isoform 1 (isoform 1 is encoded by transcript variant 1) — translation MAEEVSSLMKATVLMRQPGRVQEIVGALRRGGGDRLQVISDFDMTLSRFAYNGQRCPSSHNILDNSKIISEDCRKELTELFHHYYPIEIDPHRTIKEKLPHMVQWWSKAHSLLCQQRIQKVQIAQVVGESTAMLREGYKTFFDTLYQNNIPLFIFSAGIGDILEEIIRQMKVFHPNIHIVSNYMDFSEDGFLKGFKGQLIHTYNKNSSVCENSSYFQQLQNKTNIILLGDSIGDLTMADGVPGVQNILKIGFLNDKVEERRERYMDSYDIVLEKDETLDVVNGLLRHILYQGDCVELQGS, via the exons ATGGCGGAGGAG GTAAGCAGCCTGATGAAGGCCACGGTCCTGATGCGGCAGCCCGGACGGGTGCAGGAAATTGTGGGCGCCCTTCGCAGGGGCGGAGGAGACCGCCTGCAG GTGATTTCCGATTTTGACATGACCCTGAGCAGATTTGCTTACAATGGACAGCGATGCCCTTCTTCCCACA atatTCTGGATAACAGCAAAATTATCAGTGAGGATTGTCGCAAAGAG CTCACCGAGCTCTTTCACCACTATTATCCCATTGAGATCGACCCACACCGGACCATCAAAGAGAAGCTGCCTCACATGGTGCAGTG GTGGAGCAAAGCCCACAGTCTCCTGTGCCAGCAGAGGATCCAGAAAGTCCAGATCGCTCAGGTGGTTGGAGAGTCCACTGCGATGCTCAG GGAGGGCTATAAGACGTTCTTCGACACACTCTACCAGAACAACATCCCCCTTTTCATCTTCTCAGCGGGCATTGGTGACATCCTGGAAGAAATTATCCGACAGATGAAAGTGTTCCACCCCAACATCCACATTGTGTCCAACTACATGGACTTCAGTGAGGAT GGATTCCTGAAAGGATTCAAGGGGCAGCTCATTCACACCTACAACAAGAACAGCTCCGTGTGTGAGAACTCCAGCTACTTCCAGCAACTTCAGAACAAGACCAACATCATCCTGCTGGGAGACTCCATCGGGGACCTCACCATGGCTGATGGGGTCCCCGGGGTGCAGAACATTCTCAAGATCGGCTTCCTGAATGACAAG GTGGAGGAGCGGCGGGAGCGTTACATGGACTCCTACGACATTGTGTTGGAGAAGGACGAGACGCTGGACGTGGTTAATGGGTTGCTGCGGCACATCCTTTACCAGGGGGACTGCGTGGAGCTCCAGGGCTCTTAA
- the Nt5c3b gene encoding 7-methylguanosine phosphate-specific 5'-nucleotidase isoform 3 (isoform 3 is encoded by transcript variant 3), producing MKATVLMRQPGRVQEIVGALRRGGGDRLQVISDFDMTLSRFAYNGQRCPSSHNILDNSKIISEDCRKELTELFHHYYPIEIDPHRTIKEKLPHMVQWWSKAHSLLCQQRIQKVQIAQVVGESTAMLREGYKTFFDTLYQNNIPLFIFSAGIGDILEEIIRQMKVFHPNIHIVSNYMDFSEDGFLKGFKGQLIHTYNKNSSVCENSSYFQQLQNKTNIILLGDSIGDLTMADGVPGVQNILKIGFLNDKVEERRERYMDSYDIVLEKDETLDVVNGLLRHILYQGDCVELQGS from the exons ATGAAGGCCACGGTCCTGATGCGGCAGCCCGGACGGGTGCAGGAAATTGTGGGCGCCCTTCGCAGGGGCGGAGGAGACCGCCTGCAG GTGATTTCCGATTTTGACATGACCCTGAGCAGATTTGCTTACAATGGACAGCGATGCCCTTCTTCCCACA atatTCTGGATAACAGCAAAATTATCAGTGAGGATTGTCGCAAAGAG CTCACCGAGCTCTTTCACCACTATTATCCCATTGAGATCGACCCACACCGGACCATCAAAGAGAAGCTGCCTCACATGGTGCAGTG GTGGAGCAAAGCCCACAGTCTCCTGTGCCAGCAGAGGATCCAGAAAGTCCAGATCGCTCAGGTGGTTGGAGAGTCCACTGCGATGCTCAG GGAGGGCTATAAGACGTTCTTCGACACACTCTACCAGAACAACATCCCCCTTTTCATCTTCTCAGCGGGCATTGGTGACATCCTGGAAGAAATTATCCGACAGATGAAAGTGTTCCACCCCAACATCCACATTGTGTCCAACTACATGGACTTCAGTGAGGAT GGATTCCTGAAAGGATTCAAGGGGCAGCTCATTCACACCTACAACAAGAACAGCTCCGTGTGTGAGAACTCCAGCTACTTCCAGCAACTTCAGAACAAGACCAACATCATCCTGCTGGGAGACTCCATCGGGGACCTCACCATGGCTGATGGGGTCCCCGGGGTGCAGAACATTCTCAAGATCGGCTTCCTGAATGACAAG GTGGAGGAGCGGCGGGAGCGTTACATGGACTCCTACGACATTGTGTTGGAGAAGGACGAGACGCTGGACGTGGTTAATGGGTTGCTGCGGCACATCCTTTACCAGGGGGACTGCGTGGAGCTCCAGGGCTCTTAA
- the Nt5c3b gene encoding 7-methylguanosine phosphate-specific 5'-nucleotidase isoform X1 — MAEERVSWVSRQVSSLMKATVLMRQPGRVQEIVGALRRGGGDRLQVISDFDMTLSRFAYNGQRCPSSHNILDNSKIISEDCRKELTELFHHYYPIEIDPHRTIKEKLPHMVQWWSKAHSLLCQQRIQKVQIAQVVGESTAMLREGYKTFFDTLYQNNIPLFIFSAGIGDILEEIIRQMKVFHPNIHIVSNYMDFSEDGFLKGFKGQLIHTYNKNSSVCENSSYFQQLQNKTNIILLGDSIGDLTMADGVPGVQNILKIGFLNDKVEERRERYMDSYDIVLEKDETLDVVNGLLRHILYQGDCVELQGS, encoded by the exons ATGGCGGAGGAG CGGGTCTCTTGGGTCTCACGACAGGTAAGCAGCCTGATGAAGGCCACGGTCCTGATGCGGCAGCCCGGACGGGTGCAGGAAATTGTGGGCGCCCTTCGCAGGGGCGGAGGAGACCGCCTGCAG GTGATTTCCGATTTTGACATGACCCTGAGCAGATTTGCTTACAATGGACAGCGATGCCCTTCTTCCCACA atatTCTGGATAACAGCAAAATTATCAGTGAGGATTGTCGCAAAGAG CTCACCGAGCTCTTTCACCACTATTATCCCATTGAGATCGACCCACACCGGACCATCAAAGAGAAGCTGCCTCACATGGTGCAGTG GTGGAGCAAAGCCCACAGTCTCCTGTGCCAGCAGAGGATCCAGAAAGTCCAGATCGCTCAGGTGGTTGGAGAGTCCACTGCGATGCTCAG GGAGGGCTATAAGACGTTCTTCGACACACTCTACCAGAACAACATCCCCCTTTTCATCTTCTCAGCGGGCATTGGTGACATCCTGGAAGAAATTATCCGACAGATGAAAGTGTTCCACCCCAACATCCACATTGTGTCCAACTACATGGACTTCAGTGAGGAT GGATTCCTGAAAGGATTCAAGGGGCAGCTCATTCACACCTACAACAAGAACAGCTCCGTGTGTGAGAACTCCAGCTACTTCCAGCAACTTCAGAACAAGACCAACATCATCCTGCTGGGAGACTCCATCGGGGACCTCACCATGGCTGATGGGGTCCCCGGGGTGCAGAACATTCTCAAGATCGGCTTCCTGAATGACAAG GTGGAGGAGCGGCGGGAGCGTTACATGGACTCCTACGACATTGTGTTGGAGAAGGACGAGACGCTGGACGTGGTTAATGGGTTGCTGCGGCACATCCTTTACCAGGGGGACTGCGTGGAGCTCCAGGGCTCTTAA
- the Nt5c3b gene encoding 7-methylguanosine phosphate-specific 5'-nucleotidase isoform X3: protein MAEERVSWVSRQVISDFDMTLSRFAYNGQRCPSSHNILDNSKIISEDCRKELTELFHHYYPIEIDPHRTIKEKLPHMVQWWSKAHSLLCQQRIQKVQIAQVVGESTAMLREGYKTFFDTLYQNNIPLFIFSAGIGDILEEIIRQMKVFHPNIHIVSNYMDFSEDGFLKGFKGQLIHTYNKNSSVCENSSYFQQLQNKTNIILLGDSIGDLTMADGVPGVQNILKIGFLNDKVEERRERYMDSYDIVLEKDETLDVVNGLLRHILYQGDCVELQGS from the exons ATGGCGGAGGAG CGGGTCTCTTGGGTCTCACGACAG GTGATTTCCGATTTTGACATGACCCTGAGCAGATTTGCTTACAATGGACAGCGATGCCCTTCTTCCCACA atatTCTGGATAACAGCAAAATTATCAGTGAGGATTGTCGCAAAGAG CTCACCGAGCTCTTTCACCACTATTATCCCATTGAGATCGACCCACACCGGACCATCAAAGAGAAGCTGCCTCACATGGTGCAGTG GTGGAGCAAAGCCCACAGTCTCCTGTGCCAGCAGAGGATCCAGAAAGTCCAGATCGCTCAGGTGGTTGGAGAGTCCACTGCGATGCTCAG GGAGGGCTATAAGACGTTCTTCGACACACTCTACCAGAACAACATCCCCCTTTTCATCTTCTCAGCGGGCATTGGTGACATCCTGGAAGAAATTATCCGACAGATGAAAGTGTTCCACCCCAACATCCACATTGTGTCCAACTACATGGACTTCAGTGAGGAT GGATTCCTGAAAGGATTCAAGGGGCAGCTCATTCACACCTACAACAAGAACAGCTCCGTGTGTGAGAACTCCAGCTACTTCCAGCAACTTCAGAACAAGACCAACATCATCCTGCTGGGAGACTCCATCGGGGACCTCACCATGGCTGATGGGGTCCCCGGGGTGCAGAACATTCTCAAGATCGGCTTCCTGAATGACAAG GTGGAGGAGCGGCGGGAGCGTTACATGGACTCCTACGACATTGTGTTGGAGAAGGACGAGACGCTGGACGTGGTTAATGGGTTGCTGCGGCACATCCTTTACCAGGGGGACTGCGTGGAGCTCCAGGGCTCTTAA
- the Nt5c3b gene encoding 7-methylguanosine phosphate-specific 5'-nucleotidase isoform 4 (isoform 4 is encoded by transcript variant 4), giving the protein MTLSRFAYNGQRCPSSHNILDNSKIISEDCRKELTELFHHYYPIEIDPHRTIKEKLPHMVQWWSKAHSLLCQQRIQKVQIAQVVGESTAMLREGYKTFFDTLYQNNIPLFIFSAGIGDILEEIIRQMKVFHPNIHIVSNYMDFSEDGFLKGFKGQLIHTYNKNSSVCENSSYFQQLQNKTNIILLGDSIGDLTMADGVPGVQNILKIGFLNDKVEERRERYMDSYDIVLEKDETLDVVNGLLRHILYQGDCVELQGS; this is encoded by the exons ATGACCCTGAGCAGATTTGCTTACAATGGACAGCGATGCCCTTCTTCCCACA atatTCTGGATAACAGCAAAATTATCAGTGAGGATTGTCGCAAAGAG CTCACCGAGCTCTTTCACCACTATTATCCCATTGAGATCGACCCACACCGGACCATCAAAGAGAAGCTGCCTCACATGGTGCAGTG GTGGAGCAAAGCCCACAGTCTCCTGTGCCAGCAGAGGATCCAGAAAGTCCAGATCGCTCAGGTGGTTGGAGAGTCCACTGCGATGCTCAG GGAGGGCTATAAGACGTTCTTCGACACACTCTACCAGAACAACATCCCCCTTTTCATCTTCTCAGCGGGCATTGGTGACATCCTGGAAGAAATTATCCGACAGATGAAAGTGTTCCACCCCAACATCCACATTGTGTCCAACTACATGGACTTCAGTGAGGAT GGATTCCTGAAAGGATTCAAGGGGCAGCTCATTCACACCTACAACAAGAACAGCTCCGTGTGTGAGAACTCCAGCTACTTCCAGCAACTTCAGAACAAGACCAACATCATCCTGCTGGGAGACTCCATCGGGGACCTCACCATGGCTGATGGGGTCCCCGGGGTGCAGAACATTCTCAAGATCGGCTTCCTGAATGACAAG GTGGAGGAGCGGCGGGAGCGTTACATGGACTCCTACGACATTGTGTTGGAGAAGGACGAGACGCTGGACGTGGTTAATGGGTTGCTGCGGCACATCCTTTACCAGGGGGACTGCGTGGAGCTCCAGGGCTCTTAA
- the Nt5c3b gene encoding 7-methylguanosine phosphate-specific 5'-nucleotidase isoform X4 → MAEERVSWVSRQVSSLMKATVLMRQPGRVQEIVGALRRGGGDRLQVISDFDMTLSRFAYNGQRCPSSHNILDNSKIISEDCRKELTELFHHYYPIEIDPHRTIKEKLPHMVQWWSKAHSLLCQQRIQKVQIAQVVGESTAMLREGYKTFFDTLYQNNIPLFIFSAGIGDILEEIIRQMKVFHPNIHIVSNYMDFSEDGFLKGFKGQLIHTYNKNSSVCENSSYFQQLQNKTNIILLGDSIGDLTMADGVPGVQNILKIGFLNDKLPEAQ, encoded by the exons ATGGCGGAGGAG CGGGTCTCTTGGGTCTCACGACAGGTAAGCAGCCTGATGAAGGCCACGGTCCTGATGCGGCAGCCCGGACGGGTGCAGGAAATTGTGGGCGCCCTTCGCAGGGGCGGAGGAGACCGCCTGCAG GTGATTTCCGATTTTGACATGACCCTGAGCAGATTTGCTTACAATGGACAGCGATGCCCTTCTTCCCACA atatTCTGGATAACAGCAAAATTATCAGTGAGGATTGTCGCAAAGAG CTCACCGAGCTCTTTCACCACTATTATCCCATTGAGATCGACCCACACCGGACCATCAAAGAGAAGCTGCCTCACATGGTGCAGTG GTGGAGCAAAGCCCACAGTCTCCTGTGCCAGCAGAGGATCCAGAAAGTCCAGATCGCTCAGGTGGTTGGAGAGTCCACTGCGATGCTCAG GGAGGGCTATAAGACGTTCTTCGACACACTCTACCAGAACAACATCCCCCTTTTCATCTTCTCAGCGGGCATTGGTGACATCCTGGAAGAAATTATCCGACAGATGAAAGTGTTCCACCCCAACATCCACATTGTGTCCAACTACATGGACTTCAGTGAGGAT GGATTCCTGAAAGGATTCAAGGGGCAGCTCATTCACACCTACAACAAGAACAGCTCCGTGTGTGAGAACTCCAGCTACTTCCAGCAACTTCAGAACAAGACCAACATCATCCTGCTGGGAGACTCCATCGGGGACCTCACCATGGCTGATGGGGTCCCCGGGGTGCAGAACATTCTCAAGATCGGCTTCCTGAATGACAAG
- the Nt5c3b gene encoding 7-methylguanosine phosphate-specific 5'-nucleotidase isoform 2 (isoform 2 is encoded by transcript variant 2), which translates to MAEEVSSLMKATVLMRQPGRVQEIVGALRRGGGDRLQVISDFDMTLSRFAYNGQRCPSSHNILDNSKIISEDCRKELTELFHHYYPIEIDPHRTIKEKLPHMVQWWSKAHSLLCQQRIQKVQIAQVVGESTAMLREGYKTFFDTLYQNNIPLFIFSAGIGDILEEIIRQMKVFHPNIHIVSNYMDFSEDGFLKGFKGQLIHTYNKNSSVCENSSYFQQLQNKTNIILLGDSIGDLTMADGVPGVQNILKIGFLNDKLPEAQ; encoded by the exons ATGGCGGAGGAG GTAAGCAGCCTGATGAAGGCCACGGTCCTGATGCGGCAGCCCGGACGGGTGCAGGAAATTGTGGGCGCCCTTCGCAGGGGCGGAGGAGACCGCCTGCAG GTGATTTCCGATTTTGACATGACCCTGAGCAGATTTGCTTACAATGGACAGCGATGCCCTTCTTCCCACA atatTCTGGATAACAGCAAAATTATCAGTGAGGATTGTCGCAAAGAG CTCACCGAGCTCTTTCACCACTATTATCCCATTGAGATCGACCCACACCGGACCATCAAAGAGAAGCTGCCTCACATGGTGCAGTG GTGGAGCAAAGCCCACAGTCTCCTGTGCCAGCAGAGGATCCAGAAAGTCCAGATCGCTCAGGTGGTTGGAGAGTCCACTGCGATGCTCAG GGAGGGCTATAAGACGTTCTTCGACACACTCTACCAGAACAACATCCCCCTTTTCATCTTCTCAGCGGGCATTGGTGACATCCTGGAAGAAATTATCCGACAGATGAAAGTGTTCCACCCCAACATCCACATTGTGTCCAACTACATGGACTTCAGTGAGGAT GGATTCCTGAAAGGATTCAAGGGGCAGCTCATTCACACCTACAACAAGAACAGCTCCGTGTGTGAGAACTCCAGCTACTTCCAGCAACTTCAGAACAAGACCAACATCATCCTGCTGGGAGACTCCATCGGGGACCTCACCATGGCTGATGGGGTCCCCGGGGTGCAGAACATTCTCAAGATCGGCTTCCTGAATGACAAG
- the Nt5c3b gene encoding 7-methylguanosine phosphate-specific 5'-nucleotidase isoform 5 (isoform 5 is encoded by transcript variant 5) codes for MAEEVSSLMKATVLMRQPGRVQEIVGALRRGGGDRLQVISDFDMTLSRFAYNGQRCPSSHNILDNSKIISEDCRKECGETCNPRG; via the exons ATGGCGGAGGAG GTAAGCAGCCTGATGAAGGCCACGGTCCTGATGCGGCAGCCCGGACGGGTGCAGGAAATTGTGGGCGCCCTTCGCAGGGGCGGAGGAGACCGCCTGCAG GTGATTTCCGATTTTGACATGACCCTGAGCAGATTTGCTTACAATGGACAGCGATGCCCTTCTTCCCACA atatTCTGGATAACAGCAAAATTATCAGTGAGGATTGTCGCAAAGAG TGTGGggagacctgtaatcccagaggctga